Proteins encoded together in one Peribacillus asahii window:
- a CDS encoding DUF2294 domain-containing protein encodes MEKTKGTIEAEISKALTHWEKTYLGRGSVSVKSDILRDMVIVTLRGILTAAEYTVCLDKEGLLSVKEHRNSLVESGLDGLKEIILTITGEEVVGFHTDLSTQTGERVMVFKLSSDLQSKLG; translated from the coding sequence ATGGAAAAAACAAAAGGAACAATTGAAGCTGAAATAAGCAAAGCTTTAACACATTGGGAGAAAACCTATCTTGGACGAGGCTCCGTATCTGTTAAATCGGATATCTTACGGGATATGGTGATTGTAACACTCCGCGGTATACTAACTGCTGCTGAATATACAGTATGTCTGGATAAGGAAGGATTGTTATCGGTAAAAGAACATCGCAACAGTTTAGTGGAATCTGGTCTGGATGGTTTAAAAGAAATTATCTTAACGATAACAGGGGAAGAAGTAGTAGGTTTTCACACCGATCTTAGTACACAAACTGGAGAACGAGTAATGGTCTTTAAGCTTTCCAGTGACCTGCAAAGCAAATTAGGTTAA
- a CDS encoding carbonic anhydrase, translated as MSRDEEKKVLFVIGTEQKLERFIKEETNVNPENMIILQTYQPVVSYPFDDLMRDIIIAVYQDNVDEIVVVSTNDDQKNTEDILNKIYKNKELQDKIQTLDYLFKNCMPEFPEGTVSSWLHGGETLTDSVQKTVNIIRNHPLLPSHVKVKELYVDQANEKLSEMV; from the coding sequence ATGTCTAGAGATGAAGAGAAAAAAGTACTATTTGTGATTGGAACCGAGCAGAAATTAGAACGATTCATTAAAGAAGAAACCAATGTCAATCCGGAAAACATGATCATCTTACAAACATATCAGCCAGTCGTTTCATACCCATTCGACGATTTGATGAGGGACATCATTATTGCTGTGTACCAGGATAATGTTGATGAAATCGTTGTGGTCTCCACAAACGATGATCAAAAGAATACTGAGGATATACTGAACAAAATATATAAAAACAAAGAATTGCAGGACAAGATTCAAACATTAGATTATCTTTTTAAAAATTGCATGCCGGAATTTCCTGAGGGTACGGTAAGTTCATGGCTACATGGAGGCGAAACTTTAACGGATAGCGTACAAAAAACTGTCAACATCATACGCAATCATCCGCTGCTGCCGTCACATGTTAAGGTCAAAGAATTATATGTTGATCAGGCGAATGAAAAGCTA